A region of Subdoligranulum variabile DNA encodes the following proteins:
- a CDS encoding tyrosine-type recombinase/integrase — translation MLCIRCRREIPDDSRLCCYCGKRQVGAPAPQRRQRRRPRGQGSVWKDPRNHDRPWVARAADGTYIGCFAESSEAVRELDAVNARLIAPDRQMYTLADVYDRWSVLHFPKITKSAQQSYKNAYRKAEPLQGRRMMDLKTEDYQEIITDMAAHKASRSLCEKQRQLFSQLCQYAMRQDIINTNYAQGLVLPSASAPQTRVLSEAEVEAIWSMADDKRLGETARIALVLIYTGMRLNELLTARRTNVHLEAGYLVGGEKTEAGRDRVIPLHTDVQPFIREWLNGNDTDFLIPSKYGIPRDHNNVRKSFGSLMKKLEIQGVKPHTCRHTAATKMMASGLAPEVVKQILGHADITTTLNIYTHPDVSLLVNGMATINWRKPV, via the coding sequence GTGTTGTGTATTCGCTGCCGCCGCGAGATTCCCGACGACTCCCGACTGTGCTGTTACTGTGGCAAGCGTCAGGTCGGTGCGCCGGCGCCCCAGCGCCGCCAGCGCCGACGGCCTCGTGGGCAGGGGAGTGTGTGGAAAGACCCTCGCAACCATGACCGGCCCTGGGTGGCCCGGGCGGCGGACGGCACCTACATCGGCTGTTTCGCGGAATCCAGCGAGGCGGTGCGGGAGCTGGATGCAGTGAATGCCCGTCTGATCGCACCCGACCGGCAGATGTACACCCTGGCCGATGTTTACGACCGATGGAGCGTGCTGCATTTTCCTAAGATCACAAAGTCAGCCCAACAGTCCTACAAGAACGCCTACCGCAAGGCGGAGCCGCTGCAGGGGCGCCGCATGATGGATCTGAAAACTGAAGACTATCAGGAAATCATTACCGATATGGCTGCACATAAAGCGAGCCGCAGCCTGTGCGAGAAGCAGCGCCAACTGTTCAGCCAGCTTTGCCAGTATGCCATGCGCCAGGACATTATTAACACAAACTATGCCCAGGGGTTAGTACTTCCCAGCGCCAGTGCCCCGCAGACGCGGGTCTTGAGCGAAGCAGAGGTAGAGGCAATCTGGTCTATGGCAGACGATAAGCGCCTGGGGGAAACAGCCCGCATTGCACTGGTACTGATCTACACCGGAATGCGCTTGAACGAACTGCTCACAGCCCGCCGGACAAACGTGCATTTGGAGGCGGGTTACCTGGTAGGCGGTGAAAAGACCGAAGCTGGCCGTGACCGTGTGATTCCTCTGCATACGGATGTACAACCTTTCATTCGAGAATGGCTGAATGGGAACGATACTGACTTTCTGATTCCGTCCAAGTATGGCATCCCGCGAGACCACAACAATGTGCGCAAGTCCTTCGGCAGTCTGATGAAAAAACTGGAAATCCAGGGCGTAAAGCCCCACACCTGCCGTCACACTGCTGCCACCAAGATGATGGCTTCTGGACTGGCTCCGGAGGTGGTGAAGCAGATCCTTGGGCACGCCGATATTACCACGACGCTCAACATTTATACACATCCTGACGTCAGTTTGCTGGTGAACGGTATGGCAACTATAAATTGGCGTAAGCCTGTATAA
- the rpmE gene encoding 50S ribosomal protein L31 — translation MKKGIHPNYVDCTITCACGNVIHTRDTKPEIHVEVCSKCHPFYTGKQKLVDTGGRVERFKRRYANVGK, via the coding sequence ATGAAGAAGGGCATCCATCCGAACTATGTGGACTGCACCATTACCTGTGCCTGCGGCAACGTGATTCACACTCGTGACACCAAACCGGAGATCCACGTGGAAGTTTGTAGCAAGTGCCATCCGTTCTATACCGGCAAGCAGAAGCTGGTCGATACCGGTGGCCGTGTCGAGCGCTTCAAGCGCCGTTATGCCAACGTCGGCAAATAA
- a CDS encoding IMPACT family protein: MSDYKTIRGVSTFTYEEKRSRFIATAAFADTEEKALAVLNGVRAANRTARHNVYAYVLQNGRTRYSDDGEPAKTAGTPVLEAIGHAELSDVIVVVTRYFGGILLGTGGLVRAYTAAASGALQQAELVSMRLVVDCSLQVPYALFEQVQRIILASGARLQEPVFADAVTLLWRMPAGKETALCASLSELTRGAAQVMVSAPSYAPF; the protein is encoded by the coding sequence ATGTCCGATTACAAGACCATCCGCGGGGTGTCAACTTTCACTTATGAAGAAAAGAGAAGCCGGTTTATTGCAACGGCTGCTTTCGCGGACACCGAAGAAAAGGCGCTGGCGGTCCTTAACGGGGTGCGTGCTGCCAACCGTACCGCCCGGCATAATGTATATGCGTATGTACTGCAAAACGGCCGTACGCGCTATTCTGATGACGGAGAACCCGCCAAAACTGCGGGAACACCGGTGCTGGAAGCTATCGGCCATGCGGAACTATCCGATGTGATTGTAGTGGTAACCCGGTATTTTGGCGGCATTCTGCTGGGAACCGGTGGGCTGGTGCGTGCCTACACAGCAGCGGCATCAGGTGCGCTTCAGCAGGCGGAACTGGTCAGTATGCGCCTGGTGGTAGATTGCAGTCTGCAGGTGCCCTATGCACTGTTTGAACAGGTACAGCGGATAATCTTGGCCTCGGGAGCCAGATTGCAGGAACCTGTTTTTGCCGATGCGGTCACGCTGCTGTGGCGTATGCCGGCTGGGAAAGAGACTGCTTTGTGCGCCTCTTTGTCGGAATTGACCCGTGGGGCGGCACAGGTGATGGTTTCGGCACCATCCTATGCGCCTTTTTGA
- a CDS encoding deoxyguanosinetriphosphate triphosphohydrolase — MTIREETEAIERQTFSRYATLSEHSRGRRGAEEQDPIRPCFQRDRDRILHCKAFRRLKQKTQVFLSPEGDHYRTRLTHTLEVSQIARTISRALRLNEDLTEAIALGHDLGHTPFGHAGERALNRLCPGGFTHFRQSLRVVDYLEKDGKGLNLSWEVRNGIITHTTGTWARTPEGCVVRRADHIAFLNHDIEDAVGAGVLDPRQIPPEATAVLGNTKSQRITTMITDLVEHSQNGRINFSPEVEAAYAVLKDFMYSTVYVDREAKREEKKVDKLIEGLYERLCGDPDLLPNFYLQIAYNEGVDRAATDYISGMSDEFATRLFVEWFVPQKWQVL, encoded by the coding sequence GTGACGATTCGAGAAGAAACCGAGGCGATTGAGCGCCAGACTTTTAGCCGCTACGCAACGCTGAGTGAGCACAGTCGTGGCCGCCGGGGGGCGGAGGAACAAGATCCGATCCGCCCGTGTTTTCAGCGGGACCGGGACCGGATTCTGCACTGCAAGGCGTTCCGTCGCCTCAAGCAGAAAACACAGGTGTTTCTCTCTCCGGAGGGAGATCATTACCGTACCCGGCTGACGCATACACTGGAGGTCAGCCAGATCGCCCGGACGATTTCGAGGGCGCTGCGCCTGAACGAGGATCTGACCGAAGCCATTGCGCTGGGACATGATCTGGGTCATACGCCGTTTGGCCATGCGGGGGAGCGGGCCCTCAATCGTCTGTGCCCGGGTGGGTTTACGCACTTTCGCCAGAGCCTTCGGGTAGTGGATTATCTGGAAAAAGACGGCAAGGGCCTTAATCTGAGCTGGGAGGTCCGCAACGGTATCATCACGCACACTACAGGCACATGGGCGCGCACGCCGGAGGGCTGCGTGGTGCGCAGGGCGGATCATATCGCTTTCCTGAATCATGACATTGAGGATGCGGTGGGGGCCGGGGTGCTGGATCCGCGTCAGATCCCGCCGGAGGCTACGGCAGTTTTGGGAAATACCAAATCCCAGCGCATCACTACCATGATTACAGATCTTGTGGAGCACAGCCAGAATGGTCGTATCAATTTTTCTCCGGAGGTGGAGGCGGCCTATGCGGTCCTCAAGGATTTCATGTATTCTACGGTCTACGTGGACCGGGAAGCCAAACGGGAAGAAAAAAAGGTGGACAAGCTGATCGAAGGGCTGTATGAGAGGCTGTGCGGGGATCCGGACCTGTTGCCGAACTTTTATCTGCAAATTGCCTACAACGAGGGCGTGGACCGGGCCGCTACCGACTACATCAGCGGGATGAGTGATGAATTTGCCACCCGGTTGTTTGTAGAATGGTTTGTGCCGCAAAAATGGCAGGTTTTGTGA
- the dnaG gene encoding DNA primase — protein sequence MIPQEYIQEVVRRNDIEEVIGQYVQLRRRGRTLSGLCPFHNEKTPSFVVYPDTQSFYCFGCGAAGDVINFVRKYNNLGYVESVKQLASRAGMPLPEEEDKEARARQRLLEINRCAARYFYEQLNAKTPEAALARRYWKEKRGLSDAAIRRFGLGYAPEDFSGLLHYLRRRGFREDELEHSGLIKRSAKGNLYDIFRHRVMVPIIDVRGSIIAFGGRVLDDSKPKYINSPETVVYHKSRTLFALNIAKKSASKRYILCEGYMDVISMHEAGFDTAVCACGTALTPEQVKLLSEYADEVVLSYDSDEAGQKATERSLGLFANSPVKVSVLSYQGAKDPDEFIKKYGRERFDMLLNGTANPTEFQLKKAKAKYDLRSDDGRLNYIREAIDILTGHGVTPTARDVYAGRLAEETGVAKQAILSQMQGALRAADRRSHRKEQKEMVQKGIAADIRVPYTQGGDAALGAASASRQLVAALLQDPDEVPYVRARLNMDTILLPEMQQALQAIFRCAEEKQPVNLTSLQQRLDDKAFQQVALAQAQNHDQKLAQRDIDMYLERLQNAKPISERVAGTSDDQFLNFFANVKKEKGVQEPPPETDG from the coding sequence TTGATTCCACAGGAATACATACAGGAAGTTGTGCGCCGCAATGACATCGAGGAGGTCATTGGCCAGTATGTGCAATTGCGGCGGCGCGGCAGGACGCTGAGCGGTCTGTGTCCGTTCCACAACGAAAAAACGCCTTCCTTCGTGGTTTATCCTGATACCCAGAGCTTTTATTGCTTCGGATGCGGCGCGGCGGGCGATGTTATAAACTTTGTGCGCAAGTACAATAATCTCGGGTATGTGGAAAGTGTCAAACAGCTGGCGTCCCGAGCAGGAATGCCTCTTCCCGAGGAAGAAGACAAGGAGGCTCGTGCCCGTCAGCGTCTGCTGGAAATCAATCGCTGCGCAGCACGGTACTTTTATGAGCAGCTTAACGCCAAAACGCCGGAAGCGGCTTTGGCGCGGCGGTACTGGAAAGAAAAGCGCGGCCTGTCCGATGCGGCCATCCGTCGGTTTGGACTGGGCTATGCACCGGAAGATTTCAGCGGCCTTTTGCATTATCTGCGGCGCCGCGGATTCCGGGAGGATGAACTGGAGCATTCCGGTCTTATCAAGCGAAGCGCCAAGGGCAATCTGTATGATATTTTCCGTCATCGGGTGATGGTGCCCATTATTGACGTGCGAGGCTCCATTATCGCGTTTGGAGGCCGTGTTCTGGATGATTCCAAACCCAAGTATATCAACAGCCCGGAAACGGTGGTCTATCATAAATCCCGCACCCTGTTTGCGCTCAATATTGCCAAAAAGTCTGCCAGCAAGCGTTACATCCTTTGTGAAGGCTACATGGATGTGATCTCCATGCATGAAGCGGGCTTTGATACGGCGGTGTGCGCCTGCGGTACGGCTCTGACGCCGGAACAGGTCAAGCTTCTGAGCGAGTATGCCGATGAAGTGGTCCTGAGCTATGACTCGGACGAGGCCGGGCAGAAGGCCACGGAGCGCAGCCTGGGACTGTTTGCCAACAGTCCTGTAAAGGTCAGTGTATTGAGCTATCAGGGCGCCAAGGATCCTGATGAATTCATCAAAAAGTATGGGCGGGAACGGTTTGATATGCTGCTCAACGGCACGGCCAATCCCACCGAGTTTCAGCTGAAAAAGGCCAAGGCCAAATATGATCTGCGCAGTGACGACGGCCGGCTCAACTACATCCGGGAGGCCATTGATATCCTCACCGGGCACGGCGTGACCCCTACGGCACGGGACGTCTATGCGGGACGCCTTGCCGAGGAAACGGGTGTAGCCAAACAGGCCATTCTCTCCCAGATGCAGGGAGCATTGCGGGCGGCTGATCGACGCAGCCATCGCAAAGAGCAGAAAGAAATGGTCCAAAAGGGGATTGCGGCGGATATCCGGGTGCCCTACACGCAGGGCGGCGATGCGGCACTGGGGGCTGCCAGTGCCAGCCGCCAGTTGGTGGCGGCGCTGCTCCAGGACCCTGATGAGGTTCCTTATGTACGTGCCCGGCTGAATATGGACACCATCCTGCTGCCAGAGATGCAGCAGGCACTGCAAGCAATTTTTCGCTGTGCGGAGGAAAAGCAGCCCGTTAATCTGACCTCCCTGCAGCAGAGACTGGACGATAAAGCTTTCCAACAGGTGGCGCTGGCGCAGGCACAGAACCATGACCAGAAGCTGGCACAGCGGGATATCGATATGTACCTGGAGCGTTTGCAGAACGCCAAACCCATCAGTGAGCGGGTAGCCGGCACCAGTGATGATCAGTTCCTGAACTTTTTTGCCAATGTAAAAAAGGAAAAGGGCGTGCAGGAGCCGCCGCCGGAAACCGACGGGTGA
- the rpoD gene encoding RNA polymerase sigma factor RpoD gives MAEKKDPIRSLIENGRRSGKLTNTEIGDAMEESGHVLDVEQMEKLYEELESNGIEVVDDDASDAADVALTEDNVDDFEESLNTDGITIDDPVKVYLKEIGRVPLLTPEEEIDLALKIQAGGPEGEKAKQRLSEANLRLVVSIAKRYVGRGMQFLDLIQEGNLGLIKAVEKFDHTKGFKFSTYATWWIRQAITRAIADQARTIRIPVHMVETINKVKKVSSQLLHEYGHDPSAEEIAERLDMSVDKVREIMRVAQEPVSLETPIGEEEDSHLGDFIPDDDAPVPAEAASQTLLKEQLADVLKTLTPREEKVLRLRFGLEDGRPRTLEEVGKEFNVTRERIRQIEAKALRKLRHPSRSKKLRDFLD, from the coding sequence ATGGCAGAGAAAAAAGATCCCATTCGCAGCTTGATCGAAAACGGCCGTCGCAGCGGCAAACTGACCAACACCGAGATCGGTGATGCGATGGAGGAAAGCGGCCACGTTCTGGACGTGGAGCAGATGGAAAAGCTCTACGAAGAACTGGAAAGCAACGGCATCGAAGTGGTGGACGACGACGCGTCGGACGCAGCGGATGTGGCGCTGACCGAGGACAATGTGGACGACTTTGAGGAAAGCCTGAATACCGACGGCATTACCATTGATGACCCGGTCAAGGTATACCTGAAAGAGATCGGCCGTGTGCCCCTTCTGACGCCGGAAGAGGAAATCGACCTGGCTCTGAAGATTCAGGCCGGTGGCCCCGAAGGGGAAAAGGCCAAACAGCGCCTGAGCGAAGCCAACCTCCGTCTGGTTGTTTCCATCGCCAAGCGGTATGTGGGGCGTGGTATGCAGTTCCTTGATCTGATCCAGGAAGGTAACCTGGGCCTGATCAAGGCGGTTGAAAAGTTCGATCATACCAAAGGCTTTAAATTCTCCACCTATGCCACCTGGTGGATCCGTCAGGCGATTACCCGTGCCATTGCCGATCAGGCCCGCACCATCCGCATTCCGGTACACATGGTCGAGACGATCAACAAGGTCAAGAAGGTTTCCAGTCAGCTCCTGCATGAGTACGGGCATGACCCCAGTGCCGAGGAGATTGCGGAACGTCTGGATATGTCGGTGGACAAAGTCCGCGAAATCATGCGGGTGGCCCAGGAACCTGTCAGCCTGGAGACCCCTATCGGTGAGGAGGAGGACAGCCATCTGGGGGACTTCATTCCCGACGATGACGCTCCCGTCCCGGCCGAGGCTGCCAGCCAGACGCTGCTGAAAGAACAGCTGGCCGACGTGCTCAAGACGCTGACTCCGCGTGAGGAAAAGGTGCTGCGCCTGCGTTTTGGTCTGGAAGACGGACGCCCCCGCACGCTGGAAGAAGTGGGTAAGGAGTTCAACGTGACCCGTGAACGTATCCGCCAGATCGAAGCCAAGGCACTTCGCAAGCTGCGTCATCCCAGCCGCAGCAAGAAACTGCGCGATTTCCTGGATTAA
- the rpoB gene encoding DNA-directed RNA polymerase subunit beta has translation MVKVKPVQNGRTTRMSFSRINEVIDMPNLIEIQKNSYNWFLQEGLHEVFHDIAAIEDYTGNLVLEFVDYRLDKNPKYSIKECKERDATYAAPLYVTARLFNKQTGEVKEQEIFMGDFPLMTDSGTFISNGAERAIVSQLVRSPGVFYGSSKDRTGKDLFTATMNPNRGAWLEYETDSQDVFYVRIDKNRKLPVTTLIRALGLGTDEQIRQFFGNSEPKINASLEKDITHSTEEGLLEVYRKLRPGEPPTVENSRSHLNSLFFDPRRYDLARFGRYKMNNKLALARRIAGYKAAEDIIAPLTGELLVAKGEKINTAKANEIDAAGVTRVVVLVERKGEESTPVIVISNGCVDAQPFFSFDVDAECGINERANFAEIRKILDATSDPEEQKELLRQNHDVLISRTVTVDDIFASINYLIGLDHGIGVTDEIDHLGNRRVRSVGELLQNQFRIGFSRMERVIRERMTLQNQENGEITPQSLVNIRPVVAAIKEFIGSSPLSQFMDQNNPLAELTHKRRLSALGPGGLSRDRAGFEVRDVHYTHYGRLCPIETPEGPNIGLISYLATYAKINKYGFVEAPYRRVDKATGVVTDEVVYMTADVEDEYIVAQANEPLDENNRFVRPRVSGRHRNDIQEFEASQVDFMDVSPRMMVSVATACIPFLENDDCNRALMGSNMQRQAVPLMVTQQPIVATGMEYKAATDSGVCILAAHDGTVEYVDAEKIVVRCADGSADTYELIKFMRSNQGNCNNQRPIVQVGDAVKTGDVLADGPATKNGEISLGKNALVGFMTWEGYNYEDAVLLNEKLVREDVYTSIHIEEYETEARDTKLGPEEITRDIPNVGDDALKDLDDRGIIRIGAEVKTGDILVGKVTPKGETELTAEERLLRAIFGEKAREVRDTSLRVPHGAYGIVVDIKVFTPENSDELQPGVRMCVRCYIAQKRKISVGDKMAGRHGNKGVVSRILPQEDMPFLPDGTPLDIVLNPLGVPSRMNIGQVLEVNLGYVAKALGWKVQTPVFDGAHESDLRDCFAEARTKWHGENAPEYPTKLDRLMGEKGHIIDFSKIDLTDDGKTTVYDGRTGEQFPNKVTVGYMYYLKLHHLVDDKIHARSTGPYSMVTQQPLGGKAQFGGQRFGEMEVWALEAYGAAYTLQEILTIKSDDVVGRVKTYEAIVKGDPIPRPGIPESFRVMLKELQSLGLDIVVQDKEGNPVDMRQEFDDDDSSFEGSDYEVGNNVLVESELQDDYSVKDADEGFDDDLDEDSEPSADDLAKIEMDDPFDDE, from the coding sequence ATGGTAAAGGTCAAGCCCGTACAAAACGGCAGAACGACCCGCATGAGTTTTTCCCGTATCAACGAAGTGATTGATATGCCCAATCTCATCGAGATCCAGAAAAACTCTTACAACTGGTTCCTTCAGGAAGGTCTGCATGAGGTCTTCCATGACATTGCCGCGATCGAGGACTACACCGGAAATCTGGTGCTGGAATTCGTCGATTACCGGCTGGACAAGAACCCCAAGTACTCCATTAAAGAATGTAAGGAGCGGGACGCCACCTATGCGGCGCCCCTGTATGTCACGGCCCGGCTGTTCAACAAGCAGACCGGTGAGGTGAAGGAGCAGGAAATCTTCATGGGCGACTTCCCGCTCATGACCGATTCCGGTACTTTCATCTCCAACGGTGCCGAGCGTGCCATCGTCAGCCAGCTGGTCCGTTCTCCCGGTGTGTTCTACGGCTCCAGCAAGGACCGTACCGGCAAGGACCTGTTCACCGCAACCATGAACCCCAACCGCGGCGCCTGGCTGGAATACGAGACCGACTCCCAGGACGTTTTCTATGTCCGTATCGACAAGAACCGCAAGCTGCCTGTCACCACGCTGATCCGTGCGCTGGGTCTTGGCACCGATGAGCAGATCCGTCAGTTCTTCGGCAACTCGGAGCCCAAGATCAACGCTTCCCTGGAGAAGGACATCACCCACTCCACGGAGGAAGGCCTGCTGGAAGTTTACCGCAAGCTGCGCCCCGGCGAGCCCCCGACGGTGGAAAACTCCCGCAGCCACCTGAATTCGCTGTTCTTTGACCCGCGCCGCTACGATCTGGCTCGCTTTGGCCGCTACAAGATGAATAATAAACTCGCGCTGGCCCGCCGCATTGCCGGTTACAAGGCTGCCGAGGATATCATTGCACCCCTGACCGGCGAACTGCTGGTTGCGAAGGGTGAAAAGATCAACACCGCCAAGGCCAATGAGATCGACGCCGCTGGTGTGACCCGTGTGGTTGTGCTTGTGGAGCGCAAGGGCGAGGAGAGCACCCCGGTAATCGTCATCTCCAACGGCTGTGTGGATGCCCAGCCCTTCTTCAGCTTCGATGTGGATGCTGAGTGCGGCATCAACGAGCGTGCCAACTTTGCTGAGATCCGTAAGATCCTGGATGCCACTTCGGATCCCGAAGAGCAGAAGGAATTGCTGCGCCAGAATCATGATGTGCTGATCAGCCGTACTGTCACGGTGGACGATATTTTTGCATCCATCAACTACCTGATCGGTCTGGACCACGGCATCGGCGTTACTGACGAGATCGACCATCTGGGCAACCGTCGTGTGCGCAGTGTGGGTGAGTTGCTGCAGAACCAGTTCCGCATCGGCTTCTCCCGCATGGAACGCGTCATCCGCGAGCGTATGACCCTGCAGAACCAGGAAAACGGCGAGATCACCCCGCAGAGCCTGGTCAACATCCGCCCGGTTGTGGCCGCTATCAAAGAATTCATCGGTTCCAGCCCGCTGTCCCAGTTCATGGACCAGAACAACCCGCTGGCCGAATTGACCCATAAGCGCCGTCTGTCCGCTCTGGGCCCTGGCGGTCTGTCCCGTGACCGTGCCGGCTTCGAAGTCCGCGACGTTCACTATACCCATTACGGCCGTCTGTGCCCCATTGAGACCCCTGAAGGCCCCAACATCGGTCTGATCTCTTACCTGGCTACCTATGCCAAGATCAACAAGTACGGCTTTGTGGAAGCACCTTACCGCCGTGTGGACAAGGCCACCGGCGTGGTTACCGACGAAGTGGTCTACATGACCGCCGACGTGGAAGATGAATATATCGTTGCCCAGGCCAATGAACCTCTGGACGAGAACAATCGTTTTGTCCGTCCCCGCGTTTCCGGCCGTCACCGCAACGACATCCAGGAGTTTGAAGCCAGTCAGGTCGACTTCATGGACGTTTCTCCGCGAATGATGGTTTCCGTCGCTACGGCCTGCATCCCGTTCCTCGAGAACGATGACTGTAACCGTGCACTGATGGGCTCCAACATGCAGCGGCAGGCTGTGCCTCTGATGGTCACTCAGCAGCCCATTGTGGCCACCGGTATGGAATACAAAGCAGCCACCGACTCCGGCGTCTGCATCCTGGCCGCCCATGATGGCACTGTGGAGTACGTGGATGCCGAGAAGATTGTTGTCCGCTGCGCCGATGGTTCTGCCGACACCTATGAACTGATCAAGTTCATGCGCTCCAACCAGGGCAACTGCAACAACCAGCGTCCCATCGTCCAGGTGGGCGATGCGGTCAAGACCGGCGATGTGCTGGCCGACGGCCCCGCCACCAAGAACGGCGAGATCAGCCTGGGCAAAAATGCTCTGGTAGGCTTCATGACCTGGGAAGGTTACAACTACGAGGACGCCGTCCTGCTCAACGAGAAGCTGGTGCGTGAGGACGTCTATACCTCCATTCATATTGAAGAGTATGAGACCGAGGCCCGTGACACCAAGCTGGGACCTGAAGAAATCACCCGCGACATCCCCAACGTCGGCGATGACGCGCTGAAGGATCTGGACGATCGCGGCATTATCCGCATTGGCGCTGAGGTCAAGACCGGCGACATCCTGGTTGGTAAGGTCACCCCGAAGGGCGAGACCGAACTCACCGCCGAGGAGCGCCTGCTGCGCGCCATCTTCGGTGAGAAAGCCCGCGAAGTCCGCGATACCTCGCTGCGTGTGCCTCATGGTGCCTACGGTATCGTGGTGGACATTAAGGTCTTTACCCCCGAAAACAGCGATGAACTGCAGCCCGGCGTCCGTATGTGCGTGCGCTGCTACATCGCGCAGAAACGTAAGATCAGCGTCGGCGACAAGATGGCCGGCCGTCACGGCAACAAGGGTGTTGTTTCCCGCATTCTGCCGCAGGAGGATATGCCTTTCCTGCCCGACGGCACGCCGCTGGATATCGTGCTGAACCCCCTGGGCGTTCCCTCCCGTATGAACATCGGTCAGGTGCTGGAAGTCAACCTGGGCTATGTGGCCAAGGCTCTGGGCTGGAAGGTGCAGACCCCTGTCTTCGATGGTGCGCACGAATCCGATCTGCGTGATTGCTTCGCAGAAGCCCGCACCAAGTGGCACGGCGAAAACGCCCCTGAGTATCCCACCAAGCTGGACCGCCTGATGGGCGAGAAGGGCCACATCATCGACTTCTCCAAGATCGACCTGACCGATGACGGCAAGACCACTGTCTACGATGGCCGTACCGGCGAACAGTTCCCCAATAAGGTTACCGTCGGCTATATGTACTACCTCAAGCTGCATCACCTGGTCGACGATAAGATCCATGCCCGTTCCACCGGCCCCTACTCCATGGTCACCCAGCAGCCTCTGGGCGGCAAAGCGCAGTTCGGCGGCCAGCGCTTCGGCGAGATGGAAGTCTGGGCTCTGGAAGCTTACGGCGCCGCTTACACCCTGCAGGAGATCCTGACCATCAAGTCCGACGACGTTGTGGGTCGTGTCAAGACCTACGAGGCCATCGTCAAGGGCGATCCTATCCCGCGTCCCGGTATCCCCGAGAGTTTCCGCGTTATGCTCAAGGAGCTGCAGAGCCTGGGCCTGGATATCGTTGTGCAGGATAAGGAAGGCAATCCCGTGGATATGCGTCAGGAATTTGACGACGATGACAGCAGCTTTGAAGGCAGCGATTACGAAGTGGGCAACAATGTCCTGGTCGAGAGCGAGCTGCAGGATGACTACAGCGTGAAGGATGCTGACGAGGGCTTTGATGACGATCTGGATGAGGACAGCGAGCCCAGTGCCGATGACCTGGCCAAGATCGAGATGGACGATCCCTTCGACGATGAATAA